A DNA window from Camelina sativa cultivar DH55 chromosome 13, Cs, whole genome shotgun sequence contains the following coding sequences:
- the LOC104735132 gene encoding glutamate receptor 2.6-like isoform X4, with protein MASRQGLSSTSEIPNELLLVPQLQKREVVAIVGPGNSMQAPFLINLGNQSQVPIISFSATSPLLDSLRSPYFIRATHDDSSQVNAISAIIESFRWREVVPIYVDNEFGEGILPYLVDAFQEINVRIRYRSAISLHSSDDGIKKELYKLMTMPTRVFIVHMLPDLGSRLISIAKEIGMISKGYVWIVTNGIADLMSLMGESSLEDMHGVLGVKTYFSRSKELMYFTTRWRKRFGGEELNNFECWAYDAATALAMSIEEISNVNISFNKTKINTSREDIGTDLDDLHVALSGPKLLQALTTVSFKGVAGRFQLKNGKLEAKTFKIINIEETGERTVGFWRSEVGLVKSLRVNQTGIKISDSLRTITWPGDTTFVPKGWELPTNAKKLRIAVPKKDGFNNFVKVTKDENTNALTITGFCIDVFDNVMRQMPYAVPYEYIPFETPDGKSRGSYDEMIYNVFLGEFDGAVGDTTILANRSHYVDFALPYSETGIVVVVPVKDEREKGEWVFLKPLTKELWFLTSAAFLYIGIMVWIFEYQANDDFKGQTILDQVSDVFYFSFSTLFFAHRKPSESVFTRFLAVVWCFVVLILTQSYTATLTSMLTVQELRPTVRHMDDLRKSGVNIGYQTGSFTFERLKQMRFDESRLKTYNSPEEMRELFLKKSSNGGIDAAFDEVAYVKLFMAKYCSEYSIIEPTFKADGFGFVSN; from the exons ATGGCTTCAAGACAAGGATTGTCCTCGACATCCGAGATTCCAAACGAACTGTTGTTGGTGCCGCAGCTTCAG AAGAGGGAAGTGGTGGCCATTGTTGGACCAGGGAATTCAATGCAAGCTCCATTTTTGATCAATCTGGGAAATCAGTCCCAAGTTCCCATAATCTCATTCTCTGCAACAAGCCCGCTTCTCGATTCCCTCCGTAGTCCATATTTCATCAGAGCCACACACGACGACTCATCTCAAGTTAACGCCATTAGTGCCATCATAGAGTCATTTAGATGGAGAGAAGTTGTGCCTATTTATGTAGACAATGAGTTTGGAGAAGGTATTCTTCCTTACTTAGTTGATGCTTTTCAAGAGATCAACGTTCGTATCCGATACCGAAGTGCCATATCATTGCATTCCTCTGATGATGGAATCAAGAAAGAGCTTTACAAACTAATGACTATGCCCACTAGGGTTTTTATCGTGCACATGTTGCCTGATCTCGGGTCGAGGCTAATCTCCATAGCTAAAGAGATTGGAATGATCAGTAAAGGATATGTATGGATTGTTACAAATGGTATAGCTGATCTCATGAGTTTAATGGGCGAATCAAGCTTGGAGGATATGCATGGTGTTTTGGGTGTCAAGACATATTTTTCAAGATCAAAAGAGCTAATGTATTTTACTACTCGTTGGCGAAAAAGATTTGGAGGAGAAGAGCTAAACAATTTTGAATGTTGGGCTTATGATGCTGCCACAGCACTTGCAATGTCCATTGAGGAGATCAGTAACGTAAACATAAGTTTCAATAAGACCAAAATAAACACTTCAAGAGAAGATATAGGCACTGACCTTGATGATCTCCACGTTGCTCTCTCTGGTCCCAAGCTTCTTCAAGCATTGACAACAGTCAGTTTCAAAGGTGTTGCCGGGAGATTTCAGCTGAAAAACGGAAAACTAGAGGCCAAGACTTTCAAGATAATCAATATAGAGGAAACTGGAGAAAGAACTGTTGGCTTTTGGCGATCAGAAGTAGGATTAGTGAAGAGCCTAAGAGTGAATCAAACAGGAATTAAAATATCAGACAGCCTAAGAACGATAACATGGCCGGGGGACACTACTTTTGTACCCAAAGGATGGGAATTGCCAACAAATGCAAAGAAGCTGCGAATAGCAGTTCCAAAGAAGGATGGTTTCAACAATTTTGTCAAGGTAACAAAGGATGAAAACACTAATGCTCTAACAATCACCGGCTTTTGCATAGATGTTTTCGACAACGTAATGAGACAAATGCCATATGCTGTCCCCTATGAGTACATCCCCTTTGAAACCCCTGATGGAAAATCTCGTGGAAGTTACGACGAAATGATTTATAATGTGTTTCTTGGG GAGTTTGATGGAGCAGTAGGGGATACCACAATCTTAGCTAATCGGTCGCATTATGTCGATTTCGCATTGCCATACTCGGAGACTGGTATTGTAGTCGTGGTGCCGGTCAAGgatgagagagaaaaaggagaatgGGTCTTCTTGAAGCCTCTAACAAAGGAGCTCTGGTTTCTCACAAGTGCTGCTTTTCTCTATATTGGAATCATGGTTTGGATTTTTGAGTATCAAGCAAATGATGATTTTAAGGGACAGACGATACTTGATCAAGTATCTGATGTGTTCTACTTCTCATTTTCGACTCTCTTTTTCGCACaca GGAAGCCATCAGAGAGCGTTTTCACAAGGTTTCTTGCTGTGGTTTGGTGCTTTGTGGTGCTTATTCTGACTCAGAGCTATACAGCAACATTGACATCGATGCTGACGGTTCAAGAACTTCGACCAACAGTGAGACACATGGATGATCTGAGGAAGAGCGGAGTGAACATTGGATATCAGACTGGTTCCTTTACATTCGAAAGGCTGAAACAAATGCGTTTCGATGAATCCAGGTTGAAGACGTATAACTCTCCTGAAGAAATGCGTGaactttttcttaaaaagaGCAGCAATGGTGGTATTGATGCTGCATTCGACGAAGTCGCATATGTCAAGCTTTTCATGGCTAAATATTGCTCAGAATATTCCATTATTGAGCCTACCTTTAAGGCTGATGGCTTTGGATTTGTAAGTAATTAA